The DNA window TATGCCAAGATGAAACATCCTATCATGTTAACTAATCCAAATAAGATAAGGActagaaaaaaaatattcatacCCACACAGACACACCATATTTTGCTAGAATAATACATACATCATATTGTGGTTCAACCCAGTTATGTAAAGTGAGGAAAAATAAGAACAAAAAACAGGAAGTATTTGGAGAATTATATCTGGTTTGTTCAAGTCTCATCAATGTGAATAGAAGTTGTCAAAAGAACTAAAAACTTACATGCAACATTAAGACAGATGGATTTTCACAGACGGGGACAAATTTTCAGTAAAGAGTGTTGAAAGCAACTTAATCCTACAGCTAACGTTGATTGTTTCATTTGACACCAAACTAATGTCTCCCGGAACCTACTTAGGGACTTtgattattttgaataaatgaTCAAAATTCAATATCATGTTGAGATCAGTCCAAAAGCTCGAACTCATGGAAGTTGCTGAATCATAATCTTTACAATTTTAACAAGTGGATGCTTGATGAcagataaatttttatttatcagATCCAAAAATATTCTAACATAATCCATGATTCTGATTAACGGAGAGAACTGAAATATATAGTTATAAGTAGAATTATACCAGAAATAGCTATAGAGTTATAGGGGCAGAACAATCGTTCCCCGAATAAAGATAGTATACATTCCACTCGAGGAAAAAAGCTATTTGGATTTAATGTTTAAGTAGACTGAATCACAATAACTAATAtagattaaaattttaaaaaggatGAGATTTTTACCTTACTGTGGTGCCCATGAGCTCCAGAAATCTGCATTGCTTCAACATCGAAGGAATCAAGCCTTCTGGGCTTCTTGACTAGCCTTCTCCTCACAGATCCATATCCTTCTCTATCTTCTTTATCACCAATCAAAGACCATGGCGGCGACTCCGAGTCTACTACACCCCCATCCACCCACCTGAAAGAATCCCCACGGCCACCTCCGCCGCCGCTAGCACTGCTCCCCGAAAACTTTACACTGCTGCTCTCCTCAATCCCTTCCTCTTCCATATCTTTCAGTCCCAGTAAACCCACGTAAGAACCtctaaaaaaaaaaggagaaaaccCACCTAGGaaattaatcaatatttttttgaaacatGGGAAATAAATTTCTTTCCATTTTTTATGTTTGTAAAATCGACAGTCCTTTTTCTGGCAAGTATCACGTGGTGGTTGTTCATCTCGTTGAGCTGGAAATATAATATCATTGGCGGGTGAAAATGTGATAAGTCGTGTCCCAAAATGAAAGGCTTAAAATGACTTGTATCATCAAGGCCCGACATGGTAATGGGCTGGGCTGGGCTGGGTCTGAATTCGATCCGCGTAAAACTCGTCTTGTTTGGAtcatcatctcacaaaataaatACAATAGataaacaataaatcaaaattgtatatatataattaaaacaataatgtgtgtgtatatatatatagataaatatagcagtagtaataataataataataacaatattatatatattattaatttgacAGGTTGGACCCGTCGGGTTTAAGTCTCGGGTGGGCGGGGTGCAAAAACCTGACGGGGTGGGTCACAGGTCTAGACTTCTTTTAGTGGATCGGATCTCGGGTTTGGCAAAATTTGTCTCGTTGTCAAGGTGTATATTTTTAAGGAACTTCATCActtaaaaacttcaaagttaaaAATGTTTAACTTGAGACAATTATGTGCGGGTGTACTGAGAATTTTCTCTGAGAGCATGTGAGTGAGCATATAAGCAAACTGAAAAGATCCATACTAATACAATAAGAATAATCGTCAAATTTGGGACGTTGAAAAATCATCAGACGAAAGCCCGAATAGACGATGGGAAGCATTATGTATACTTGTCCAATCATAAAGTATAAATATACTTTTTAGTAACAAAAAATTATTCGAATCCAATACACATAATTTAGAAAATATAGGTGAGTGTGAAAATAACTACAGCCAGCATTGCAATAAATGGCTTGATGCatgttttctttctttctttcctgTTTTATATACAATTGTCACACAAAATTTTTTACATTTAGAAGGTCATAACATTATTCGGAATATGATAGATAACATTTGAATGTGAAATGTCCTTGAGCTGTCAGGCTGTAAATGAATACCTTATTTTGATCAGTTTAGTCATGGGCAATTATTGACATTTGGGCACAAATTTTTGTTAGAAAATCAGTATTTCTTTTTGGAGACGAACAATACAAATTGGTATCAATCCCATCCTTTTCAAGTCATATTCAAATTGAGCATATAAAGTTAactaaatttagaaatctaAAAATGGCAGAATATGGAGAGCTTGTGGGTAGCACCAAATGTAATTTCATTTTCacctttttttttgtaaataaaaaaatttttttagacCAAAATTAGTCTTTGCCTGTCATATTTTAAGGCTAAATTTGGTTTTAAGCAAGGCTACATAATCACGTATCATCCAATGTTGCCCGAAAATTCCCCTGGAAGTCCACCCCAGACATTATCTTCCAGCTAATATATCACGTCAGATGGGTGTGATTATTCATCATATCTTGGAATATTTCGTACAATACCACTGACGTACGTGGTTTATTACCATCACACCACTGTCGGAAAAATGGACAACGTGGaacaaatttttattaaaacttgGCGAATCATTCATATACATATGATTTTATTCGAGACCAACCTCTGAGAACTAATGTCATACAATGAGCCACATGAGAATTTCAAGTAATTCAACTTGAACATGGGATGTAGCTCTTCGTATATGACAACCCGTAAGGATCCTAAAAATGAGACGTGGCTCATCATATATATTTCAACCCCTAAGGCTAGGATCGAGATCGAATCAACCCGATATATATAGATATCAGATTCACACGATAAACTATATGGCTAATTCATCCACATTGAAGCCAAATGTTTCATGTGAcgattttttattataaatatagaaATAGTATTGCAGACAAAGCCACAATCAACCGAAGTACCAAACCTGAGAAAATAAGTTGAGAAGTCCAAAAACTCAGTGATACATATTATTCAACTGCCACATTTTAAAATAGGATGGATACACAATCACGAAACTGCCCCAAATGATCATTttcctttcaaaaaaaaaaaggactACTTCAAGGACCAGATATATgtttttctttataaaaaaaCTAAGCAACAGGGTAGTGCCTACGCCTCTATTTTGCTCCACAAAAGTCAATTCACTTTCGCATCAATCACCTTCCGGGCAAACGAGGGTAGACAGAAAGCTGCAGAATGGATCTGAGTAGGAGAAAGAGCAGAACTTATTCACTGGTGAAAAAATGGAAAACATATCAAGTAGAAAGGGAAAGCAATATGTGCAAAACTAGTACCTCGGAGTTGTAGAATTTCAAAGGTCCATTTGTTTTGACATGACTAATATCTGCATCAATTGGATTGATTGGTTTCTTGAAATCAACTGAGGGACCTTCGGTCGCGCAAAGCATGAATCCCATAACACCACTAAAAAGAAATTGTCCGAAAATATGCAGTGGTAAGTCTAACGTACAAGCAAACAAATGCTCACCAAAACAACAGTTACTCATAATGATACTGAGAATTTTGGTTTGAGATCTTCATTCACGTAAGTGTAGAGATACATCAGGAAGAGCGTAAAAGAGAGGAAGAAAGGAATCATGATTTTATGTGAATTCaaatgagagagagagagagagagagagtatGCCTTGGGTATGTTGGTACCGTGGTCCAAGCGTAATTGACAGAGCCCTTGAAAATTTGGCGACAATTGGAAACAATATCTTCAATGATGTGCATGTGAAGCCATATGCTTTCAGCTTGAGTACATACGACTCCTCCTGGGCGAAGAGCCTTTGCCACTGACTCAAAGAAAGGCTTTTCAAACAACTCTTTTGCAGGGCCTGAGTGTAAAGTGAAAAGTTAATTAAACGTATTCAACCTTTTTAAGTACTCGAGAACATTTTTCCTGAAGACATACATACCTACTGGGTCTGAAGAATCCACTATGACTGCATCATAACTTCCTTCTGGCACAGCCTTGAGAAATGCAACTCCTGCAAAGATTGAAGCAAACCCACTGATGTAATAATTCAAAGCATTGAGAGGGgatgcaaaaaaataaatggAGGGTAAGGAAAAGTGAATGGAAGTCATAGCTGACTATACCGTCTCCAATGTGCAAGTTCACACGGGGATCATCAAAGCCGACAGACACACTGGGGAAAAATTGTTTAGATACCTGGTATATATCGGTTGATTATCTTAAATTAGCCAAATAACTATGTTCTAACTTCTGAAATTTGTTAACAAAAATCAGGCAAGGACAGAGTAAATTGTGGATCATAAGCAGAATTTGCAGATAAAAGACACTTATTCATGTACTCCGTATCGGATAACAGAGAAAACTAAAAACCCAAACattaaaagatgaaaatataaacaaatGTAAGGAAGTGAAAATATATGAATAACTTACATCAACTACCATCTTATCAATCTCACAGATGTCAATCTTCTCAACAGAGGAATGACGAGACACTTCTCGCAAGACACCGCCATCTCCTCCTCCAATTACAAGAACCTAAAACAGAGCAGTACAGACCATGGATTGATAACGGTGAAGTACAGAATCATTTTTCCTAGTTAGGAATGATCCCTTTAGAAATATAAACTTAAGTCAAGCAATTTGAAATGTCATGGAAGATTGAATAAATTTAAAGCATTTATCATTTATTGTGTAAGCTTACTGTAATTTTTTGGCTACCCACCAATACTTGGAGACAAATATGACATTTTTtctacaaaattatttttctatgTTAAGTTTAGCACATATATGAAGTTCTACACCCGAGTATGACACTTACATCTCTGTAATCTGAAATGTACTGACCCTTACCTAAACCTCAAAGATTGACAACCACTTAGAATCTTAGATACTTCTACGGGAGATCAAAAATTTACTAGAAAGCAAATACCTTTTTTGGAGTTGGTATTGAGCAAAGTGGAAGATGGGCAATCATTTCTTGATAAGCACATTCATCCCTCTCTGTGAGTTGAATTACACCATCCAAGACAAGAACTTTTCCATAAGTTGATGACTGAAAAAAATAAACAAGGATTCATGAATCATGCATCAACTGACACTaattgaaaaatcaaactaattCTAGAATCAAACCGCTGTCAAGTGTTTTTTACTACACGGAGCATCACATACCTGAAAAACCAACACATTCTGATAGTCAGATTTTCCCtggaataatattttttctaccTTTAAAGAGTGTGCTTCTCCTGCATTAATTCCAACACTACTCAATTGAGAATCAGAACTAGGGAAAACCACACAAGTTCTGAGCTGAACATGCCATGAGAGAGAAATCAATATTATTCCGCGACTTACGAGCCTACTTCTCATTTTCATTATTGTTGAAAGGAAAATGCTACATTTCGGACATTCAAAAGAATTCATCATTCACTCAATGAGTGGCAAAAATGAATTCATAAGGTATGTAATAAATTCAGGACAAAGTAGACGGGAGGAGAAATGGGACTGAGAGAATGTATATACTCTAAACTCACCGTTGGAAGGAACAATTGCCGACAAGAGGCAAAGAGTTAGGCAGGAGCCataaaacagtaaaaaaaaAGTGATCGAATTAATCAATCCAAGGGTAGAGAAGAGAGAGAAACAGAAAGGGATCTAAGTCTACAATTTTCTCTTGATTGTGCAAATCTCGAATACATACTTAAAACCACATTATATGCATGATTTCATCAACTAATATTAAGCAAGTTACACTCCCTTTTTTTCTTAAATGAAAAACTCTGTTTCATTCCAAATGTTCTTGATCCATCACCTCGAACAGATAAGTAAAAACATGGGGAAAGTGAAACTTGCATATAGTTTCCAATGTGACGGATTCATgtacatgcaattcaaataacCGAACAGACAGACTCATCCATCAACAACACACGTATATATAACATAAACGAAGAAACAAACACAGATCCACACAAATAAACAACTTCAGTTCAGGTAAACAGAATTTCACAAAAACTCGCCAGGCCACATTGGGCTAATCTCGGAGAACCATCCAGGAATGACAGCAGAGATGCACTCGGGCAAGTTCTCCGCCGCACCGCCGCCGCTGTGGTTGACTTCCATCGTAGAACAGCCGCTCGGTCCCTGGTTCTCCACCTCGCGCGGATCAGTGGCAGATTGAACCCCTTCTGGCATGAGTATATGGGTATATGTTTAGGTTACGCGGTCTCTATCTGCAAGTAGATTGTCCACACCAAACAACCCCTTATACGCACCTCCTCAACACGTGATTTGCGTTTGGGACGACACCTCTCAAATTCCCTATCATTTCACCgctttatattattattatatattattattatttgatatttttctAACATATCCTATCCGTAATTATTGGACAAGATTTTGCTCTTCATATTtttctataaaaatatttaatactaAAAAATCTAAGTATTTTATATTCTCTCCTAATCATTTCAAATCCATTCATTTCAAATCCTTCTATATGATAAATCCAAATCCTATCATCCAAACACAACTTAAGATTTATCATAttctaatttaatatttattttaataaatgaaTAGTAAATCtaattaaaaacatatataatattatttaattaatataatatctaaatttTACCTGACTGtttattttccaaaaaataaagataatttttttaatgaaaatactCAACAAGTACGTATgtgcataattaattaatattttcagCACACAAAATAATGATTTGTTATTATTAgttgatgaaaataatgatTGCATCGTTATTAATTTCAGATGTTATGTGTAAAATAAAAGGCAGAGATAGGGATTGGGAAAAGCATACTCTTTTCCCCAGCCTGCAGATGGAAACATAGAAataattaagattttaaatattaaattttttaatattttaaattgatctattttaattaatattaaattaattcaaatcgaGCTACCCGACACTGCCTACTGGccacatttttttaattttattagatAGATTAGAATTATATTAGATATGATATTTAGGCCTCGTGACTTAAAAAAACTATTGAATTAACTTATAAAAGATTCTAAATATTTAATAGTTTTATCGATGCATTTTTCTCTAAAATATcgtcaaataaaaaaatctaataCGACGAATCTGGAGAGACATCGACACTTTAATCAAAAAATCAAATTCTCTATTAGTGCACTAACTTGTCATCCATGTTCTCTTTTCTCGAAATAAAGATTAGTTTAGTTCACAGGAGAATTGAAGTTTTAAATTGGAGCATCCTATTGgtttaaaaaattatgataatCTATGTACTTTGCATTGATGtatgataaaaacttgtgtgagatagtctcacggttcgtattttgtgagacagatcttttatttggtcattcatgaaaaatattacatttatgctaaaagtattacttttaaaGTTGAcatgtttcacagataaagattcgtgagaccatctcacaagaaacATACTCTTAATAAAATAGacgaatatttaaaaataagagttgtaaataaataagagattatatatatagtaggtcttttgtacgatgatatcatatatttttatcatttgaaaCGAATCAATTTtgtctatatttacaataataagcaatatttttaacataaaaataatattttttataaaattattatatttttaaaagatttaaattttagcgattttaaaatattagataaTTAGATTCTTACCGGACTACGAGCCCAATAAACAAAGACCATAAGACCCTTCAAGTCGGGGTTGAGCCGCTTAATCATTAATGGCGCAAAAGAATTCCAAATTTgtaagtattttttttaaaaaaatgctgGCAatggaaaattattatttaaaattcggAGGGTCtaccaaaattcaaaatttatttaaagtttatgagtTTGGATTGCTTGGAAGTCGGAACTTATAACGTAAATGCAgcatatataaataaaagtaggtctcttgtgaaacagtctcacaaatctttatctgagAGAAtggtcaactctatcgatattcataataaaaagtaatattttttcatggatgacctagataagagatccgtctcacaaaatacgaccaatgaaaccgtctcacacaagtttttgcctataaataaaTACAGTAAACACAAGATAATTCGAGGTTGAGTACCGCAAAATATCTCTATATACACTCTTCTCGGTAAGAACTTTATATATATCAATGGATCGTGACACATATATgcgtaaaaaaaattatttcattctCTAATATTTCTGAACACACGCATAAAAAAAAGAAACCATTTCATTCTCCAGCCATTTTACGAAATGTTAATCTAAAAAAGaatattctttaaaatttatttactttgtaaaaattaaaaataaaataatattattattttcaactaATCGAGTTATTCAAAAAATTGAGTTCACTTGCACAAAATTATGGTGGGGAGAAGAAAATGGACGGAACCAAATGCACTTGATGAACTGGGATAAACTTTGTCGACCGAAGTGTGAGGGTGGAATGGGTTTTCGACCGATGCAAGCCTTTAATAAAGCTTTGTTAGCCAAGCAACTATGGAGGATAATTCACTATCCAGACTCACTAGTTGCTAGGATACTAAAAAGACGTTATTTTAGACATCAATCTCTAATGAATGCTAGATTGGGCCACAACTCTTCATATGTATGGAGATCGATATTATGGAGCAGAGAGCTTATTAAAGATGGTTTGTATTGGAGAGTTGGTGATGGGAAACAAAGAAGAATATATGATGACCTGTGGATCCCAACCTTCCGAAAGGAACTCGCATTGCACATACCTGAAGGTGATGATGGTCGAGTGCAAACATTGATTACTAATGGACAGTAGGATGCTAGTATCTTGAAGAATCGGCGGAAATACAGAGGATCCCACTCCCAAGCACCCAAGAACAAGACATAATTTATTGGTTTTTTGAGGTCAAAGGTAAATATTCGGTCCGAAGCAGGTACAAGAAGGAAACTGGGTTTTATGAGCCACCGAAGAACTGTTATGAGAAGGGGTTATGTAGCTAGTGGAAATGGTTCTGGTCCCTTAATctactgttggatctcggttttctacacgctcaaacgcagcggaagttttaaaaattttattttattttgacaatcaaaatatgatttgctttggacgctcgtatgattttaacaaaaacattcataggatgttaaagaattatacctttggtgaataatttcacttggcaccaactactccggtattagcgggcgtagctcttgttgtaaatctctacgaacgttcttcgatctacttctttaatcttcgaatcaggtccacgaccggattacttgttcctcttctaatttgcactagaaaattagaagatgtTTTGCGTAGAGATTGAACACTAAAACCCGGCACAACCCTCAAACCTTTTGAGTGGCCGAAttggagagaaaaaaaattggaGAAAGTTTTGAGAGCTGCCGTAAAAATATATGGAGGAGCCGTGTGATTCTCAAGTGATATATTGCAAAAAATCTTTTTGATGCCCATTTACGTAagataagatttttaaaatcttattaaattttctaatcttatatttacttaattaatcttaTTAATTAAGATAATTAAAGATCCTAAAATTGCATCTCAACTTTTGCCAATCTCTTTTGAATGCATGTCGTGTGCAACAAGAATAATAAAatcttattttatattaatctacctttatttaattaatccaattaattaagttaatgaaAGATTCTTATTGCATTTCATTCATGGTCAATCTCGAATCAATacataaattttgatttaatatttaataaactcaacttttgagtttaataaattaaatccattataaattcaacatttgaatttattatataaattgtaaattcaactccttgaattttatcacctccaaaatttaatatttaataaactcaacttttgagtttaattatcaaattttataaattcaactccttgaatttattatctccaaatttcataaattcaatttcttgaattttctatcccataaattcaactccttgaatttattttctcaaaatttaattatcataaactcaactcattgaatttactataataatataaattcaacttcttgaatttattctctcaacggaaacaaacgatccagtgcttgtgtgaccctcaatggttcagggatacagctagccgtgggttcacaactctttgtgattcaggacataatcctttattcgggcttaccctagttagccccattcttttcatcaacaccttgatcaagaatgtcagaactcatttctgattgtacccatcggatcatggtaagagcgtctagtagcatcgccccatgatcccctaggtatcactaatagtgcctgcaagaaccagtcgattatgattaacgtacaatacggtcccttcatctcatatattccgatcgaatctgcaaccattggttcatcgagggttgcataataattcgataactatgtgataactataatagtggcatcgcgtgtactatttgagaactccttctctaacgtacatctcatactctggccagagatttcatgcactattattacatcagatcacataggataaccacacccgcaggtgagcggtgaatccccgactacaatgcactggctcctatatgtgtcgcaactgtacccaacctcgccacctgatgactctcctggagccggtaaacgagtcaaaacacagccctagcatatagagcctcagtgttgtcccgggtcgtaaggactaatggtgtacaatcataaccacggacttatcctctcgatgaatgataaccacttggaaagtccgagggagggttgttcggtataatcatcatatgactacccatctgcatgtttggacatctctatgcccttaccaagaaacgcagtacacaacatcacagatgctagtctcgagctcaagcggacTTTATCcctattttaggcggctgaatcgactaggaacgaatttagaatatgcagtgtttacaaatgagtttcaacatcgaattacgattcatttgtattaaagcataatcaaggactttatctatgctgtttgcatggttatacagataaagtataacaagaccataaaaagttaaattatattaaaataaagattgtttatttcacttgagtcaataaattccatagccaaccgttggcttgcagagcatctactctaacatctACCACCTAAAATAAAGATATTCTTTTGGTGTGTATCTCATGATATCATACCAGCGGCCGTTAATTTATCCAGACATCATGTACCAGTAGACGAGAGATGTCAATTGTGTCGCCATGCCAGGGATATAACTATCCATTCATTGTCGTTCTGTCCAGCCACTGTTCACCTTTGGAAGCCACAGAGTTTTACCGAATGCTGAAAAAAAAACGGTACAGCGATGCTGGACCTATGTGCTTGGCTACGGGAATCATTTACAGAAGCTGAATGTGATATCATGCAGGAATAGGATATCACGTAGCCAGCAAGGTTTCAGACATAGAATGTCTGGAAGAGTACCTACAATCTATGAATCAAAATAAGGCTCCACAAACGATTTTCCCAAAGGCCAAAGCCAAAGACTAGAGACAGAGCAGGGGTTATTGCATTGGTCAGAGTATAGCCAAACCATATTCTGTGGTTCACGGGGAACTAACAGCAACCCGAGAAGGTCTAAAGATAGCTAAAGAACGGCATTGTGTTCCCATACAAATTGCATTAGATTCTCTAATTGCAGTGCAAACAGTCACCAACCCAAGTGAAAATTTAAGCTACATCAGTATCCTAGTTTCTGAAGTTTCGTAACTACTGGGCGTGCTTGATCGAACTAGCCTTATCCATGTTCGCCAAACATGGTTGCACATAATCTTGCTAAAAAAAAAATGTCCCCAAATCCCTTTTCTTGGGACGTGGGacgttttttttgttgttgaaatctttTCTACTTGACAATCTACaccaataaaaatttcaaagatttatatataaaaaaatactcattatatataaaaataaaaaaggtaTAAGTCAGTTACTACCTTCTAAACATTTCTTTTCATTAATGCTAGTTaatgaagaaagaaaaaataatattaaaaatatactaGGATAAAAAATATATGCTCCAGTAATCCAAGGTGAAAGATGGCAGGCCGACTCATCATCCTGCAAAAAATCTACAGAGTTCGACCAAGTTCCAATGCCTACGGGTGCTTATGTGTGTTTCGTAGAAAACTGAAATATTACAGAACAATATCGCATCCTTGGGGTGAGGACTGAGGACACCCGCCGGCCAAATCTAGGTGCAAAACCAACACTTTGCTTCATGTTTTTTTACGGATGCAGCAAGTTTCAGGGGAATTAAGCTTTCAACGCTTGGGCAAACCAGCTTGAAAGTGGGATTGAAACAGTACCTACTTTGCAGAAACTGGAAATTTTTTGAAGACCGAAAGAAAACAAGAAGACGTACCAATACGCCTCATTTCAACCTATGCTTTAATCTGAGAAAGCTCCAGTGATAACAATAACGCAGCCTTAACCTATATCTCCACATTCTTCTCTTTATTCACAATACAATCCCAGATGTAGTTTGCATCGTTTCACTTTCACCATTACGAAATGGATTGGTTTTCCATTCAATAAAAAGACAAACTGTATCATACAGTAAAATATCCAGTAAACAACATGACCAACACTCAGTTGCC is part of the Primulina tabacum isolate GXHZ01 chromosome 18, ASM2559414v2, whole genome shotgun sequence genome and encodes:
- the LOC142533244 gene encoding spermidine synthase 1 — protein: MPEGVQSATDPREVENQGPSGCSTMEVNHSGGGAAENLPECISAVIPGWFSEISPMWPGEAHSLKVEKILFQGKSDYQNVLVFQSSTYGKVLVLDGVIQLTERDECAYQEMIAHLPLCSIPTPKKVLVIGGGDGGVLREVSRHSSVEKIDICEIDKMVVDVSKQFFPSVSVGFDDPRVNLHIGDGVAFLKAVPEGSYDAVIVDSSDPVGPAKELFEKPFFESVAKALRPGGVVCTQAESIWLHMHIIEDIVSNCRQIFKGSVNYAWTTVPTYPSGVMGFMLCATEGPSVDFKKPINPIDADISHVKTNGPLKFYNSEIHSAAFCLPSFARKVIDAKVN